The genomic stretch CTGAAACTTACTCGCCATGCATTCCGCTCCCGTCCAACGCTTCCATCACATGCGCGACAGTATGGAAAGAACCACAAACAATCACCACATCATTTTCTCCGGCGTCCTGCATCGCCTGCCGCCAGGCTGTCGCCACATCCGAATACCGGGTACAAAGCGCCAGATGCTCAGCCAACTGATCGGCACTGGCTCCGCGCGGGCCTTCCAGCGGCGCGCAGTACCACACATCAACCTGCGGCTTAAGATGCGCCAGCGTACCGGGAATATCTTTATCGGCCAGCATACCGACCACCGCCCGTACCTGACCGGTACGCGGCAAATCAGCCAGCCGGGCAGCCAGATAAGCGGCTGCATGAGGATTATGCGCGACATCCAGAATCAACAACGGTTTTTCGCTCACAATCTGGAAACGGCCCGGTAGCTGCGCCTGACGCAACCCCTGGCAAATCACATCAACACTCAGTGTGATATCAGAGATCTGCAACGCTGCCAGCGCGGTGGCTGCATTGGCCAACGGCACGGAGGGGATAGGCAGCGCCTCATAGCACACGTCACCGCTCTGCCAACGCCAGCCGTCATCCTGCAATGAGAACTGCCAATCCACACCACGGCGAAACAGTCGGGCACCTTTTTCCTGCGCAACGGCGGCGATAGATACCGGCATGTCCGGCTCACCCACCACTGCCGGTCGGTTACCACGGAATATCCCCGCTTTTTCCCGACCAATGCTGTCCCTGTCGTTACCCAGCCAGTCGGTGTGATCGAGCGCGATGCTGGTT from Dickeya zeae NCPPB 2538 encodes the following:
- the folC gene encoding bifunctional tetrahydrofolate synthase/dihydrofolate synthase, with the translated sequence MDNLQTPQATSPLATWLHYLEHLHNQAIDLGLDRIRHVAERLQLQQPAPRVFTVAGTNGKGTTCCTLESILSAAGLRVGVYSSPHLLRYTERVRIQGQELAESLHAEAFAAIEAGRDGTSLTYFEFGTLAALWLFKQAQLDVVILEVGLGGRLDATNIVDADVAVVTSIALDHTDWLGNDRDSIGREKAGIFRGNRPAVVGEPDMPVSIAAVAQEKGARLFRRGVDWQFSLQDDGWRWQSGDVCYEALPIPSVPLANAATALAALQISDITLSVDVICQGLRQAQLPGRFQIVSEKPLLILDVAHNPHAAAYLAARLADLPRTGQVRAVVGMLADKDIPGTLAHLKPQVDVWYCAPLEGPRGASADQLAEHLALCTRYSDVATAWRQAMQDAGENDVVIVCGSFHTVAHVMEALDGSGMHGE